The following proteins are co-located in the Camelina sativa cultivar DH55 chromosome 12, Cs, whole genome shotgun sequence genome:
- the LOC104731254 gene encoding oxysterol-binding protein-related protein 2A isoform X1 encodes MNENLVKECEQIMLSEFSEMHGQVQLLHEERTNLIDALRQLEAANLEAGASGKHEFPSLGRGKYSECSTTASSDGKQEFEDVSEEDEPSFHDTKEYFNEPNVGSVTNLSTSGYPNIKRRTKLPDPAEKEKGVSLWSMIKDNVGKDLTRVCLPVYFNEPISSLQKCFEDLEYSHLLDRAYEYGKSGNGLLRALYVAAFAVSGYASTEGRHCKPFNPLLGETYEADFPEKGIRFFSEKVSHHPTVIACHCEGKGWKFWGDTNLRSKFWGRSIQVEPVGVLTLEFDDGEVFQWSKVTSTIYNIILGKLYCDHHGVMQIRGNRQYSCTLKFKEQSILERNPHQVNGFVEDVAGKKAATIFGKWDDSLYYVSGDGISKTKVSDPASNASLLWKRTKPPPNITRYNLTSFAITLNELTPGLQEILPPTDSRLRPDQRHLENGEYEKANLEKQRLERRQRMSRQLQESGWRPRWFEREGESETFKYTGGYWEARGHRNWDDCPDIFGEITEELADSA; translated from the exons ATGAATGAGAATCTTGTAAAAGAGTGCGAACAGATCATGCTCTCAGAATTTTCTGAAATGCATGGACAAGTTCAACTTCTACATGAAGAACGGACTAATTTGATTGACGCATTGAGGCAGCTAGAG GCAGCTAATCTCGAAGCTGGTGCATCAGGGAAGCATGAATTTCCAAGTTTAGGACGTGGAAAATATAGTG AATGCAGCACAACTGCTTCATCTGATGGTAAacaagagtttgaggatgtatCTGAGGAAGATGAGCCTTCCTTCCATGACACAAAGGAGTACTTTAATGAACCTAATGTTGGTTCTGTTACAAATCTATCTACTTCTGGATACCCGAAtatcaagagaagaacaaaacttCCTGATCCAgctgaaaaagagaaaggtgTCAGTCTTTGGTCTATGATCAAAGACAATGTTGGAAAGGATCTTACCCGAGTTTGTCTCCCTGTGTACTTCAATGAACCAATATCATCCCTCCAAAAATGCTTTGAAGACTTGGAGTACTCGCATCTTCTGGACCGAGCATACGAATATGGAAAATCT GGAAATGGTCTCCTGAGAGCCTTATATGTTGCTGCTTTTGCGGTCTCTGGATATGCTTCCACTGAAGGCCGGCACTGTAAGCCATTTAATCCTCTGCTTGGAGAAACCTATGAAGCAGACTTCCCGGAAAAGGGGATCCGTTTCTTCTCTGAGAAG GTCAGTCACCATCCAACTGTTATCGCCTGCCACTGTGAAGGTAAAGGGTGGAAGTTTTGGGGTGACACTAACCTCAGGTCAAAGTTTTGGGGGAGATCGATTCAAGTCGAACCTGTCGGAGTTTTGACTCTGGAGTTTGATGATGGAGAAGTATTTCAATGGAGCAAG GTAACATCAACTATATACAATATCATACTAGGTAAGCTCTACTGTGATCATCATGGGGTAATGCAAATCCGTGGGAACCGCCAATATTCTTGTACGCTCAAGTTTAAGGAACAATCCATTCTTGAGAGAAATCCCCACCAG GTAAATGGTTTTGTAGAAGACGTAGCTGGGAAAAAAGCAGCAACAATATTTGGTAAATGGGATGATAGCCTTTACTATGTTTCCGGTGATGGAATCAGCAAGACGAAAGTCAGTGATCCCGCATCAAATGCCTCGTTACTGTGGAAAAGGACTAAGCCACCGCCTAACATCACTAGATACAACTTAACCTCATTCGCCATTACTCTGAACGAGCTAACACCGGGTTTGCAG GAGATTCTTCCTCCTACAGACTCTAGGCTCAGACCAGATCAACGGCATCTTGAGAATGGTGAATATGAGAAGGCGAACTTAGAGAAACAACGGTTGGAAAGAAGGCAAAGAATG TCCCGGCAACTTCAAGAAAGCGGGTGGAGACCGAGATGGTtcgaaagagaaggagaaagcgAAACCTTCAAGTACACGGGCGGTTATTGGGAAGCACGAGGACATAGAAATTGGGATGATTGCCCCGACATCTTTGGAGAGATCACAGAAGAGCTAGCGGATTCCGCTTAG
- the LOC104731254 gene encoding oxysterol-binding protein-related protein 2A isoform X3, which translates to MRVKELHPLCCITLESPQGINNNNNKSPEEPVTTTTTTTALIRSRSLPAKSLLTGVGSRVIGSEQQQQQAETVAGILYKWTNFGKGWRSRWFLLRNGILSYSKIRRPENLNLLSPSSDDVRLIGDISADRLSRMDSCSGRRKQHKTVGIVHLKVSSFRESKSDDRKFYIFTATKTLHLRTDSISDRAAWLQALASTKCIFPLRSLNGDFSFISPKDLSISTERLKKRLHEEGMNENLVKECEQIMLSEFSEMHGQVQLLHEERTNLIDALRQLEAANLEAGASGKHEFPSLGRGKYSECSTTASSDGKQEFEDVSEEDEPSFHDTKEYFNEPNVGSVTNLSTSGYPNIKRRTKLPDPAEKEKGVSLWSMIKDNVGKDLTRVCLPVYFNEPISSLQKCFEDLEYSHLLDRAYEYGKSGNGLLRALYVAAFAVSGYASTEGRHCKPFNPLLGETYEADFPEKGIRFFSEKVSHHPTVIACHCEGKGWKFWGDTNLRSKFWGRSIQVEPVGVLTLEFDDGEVFQWSKVTSTIYNIILGKLYCDHHGVMQIRGNRQYSCTLKFKEQSILERNPHQVNGFVEDVAGKKAATIFGKWDDSLYYVSGDGISKTKVSDPASNASLLWKRTKPPPNITRYNLTSFAITLNELTPGLQEILPPTDSRLRPDQRHLENGEYEKANLEKQRLERRQRMSRQLQESGWRPRWFEREGESETFKYTGGYWEARGHRNWDDCPDIFGEITEELADSA; encoded by the exons atgagggTGAAGGAGTTGCATCCGCTGTGTTGTATCACATTAGAGAGTCCACAAgggattaataataataataacaagtcACCGGAAGAGCCggtgacgacgacgacgacgacgacggctTTGATTAGGTCGAGGAGTTTACCGGCGAAATCGTTGTTGACCGGTGTTGGATCCAGAGTGATTGGATcggagcagcagcagcagcaggcGGAGACGGTGGCTGGGATCTTATACAAGTGGACTAACTTTGGTAAAGGGTGGAGATCTAGGTGGTTCCTCCTCCGTAACGGAATCTTATCTTACTCTAAGATCCGTCGGCCGGAGAATTTGAATCTTCTCTCTCCTTCGTCGGATGATGTGAGGTTAATCGGAGATATCTCCGCCGATCGTCTCTCTAGGATGGATAGTTGTAGTGGTCGCCggaaacaacataaaaccgtCGGCATTGTTCATCTTAAG GTTTCTTCTTTCAGAGAAAGCAAGTCTGATGATAGAAAGTTCTATATATTCACAGCAACCAAGACTCTTCATCTGAGGACTGATTCTATAAGCGATAGAGCAGCTTGGTTACAAGCATTAGCATCTACAAAATGCATCTTTCCTCTCCGGTCGCTTAATGGGGATTTCTCCTTCATATCACCAAAGGATTTGTCCATATCAACTGAGAGGCTAAAGAAACGGTTGCACGAAGAAGGAATGAATGAGAATCTCGTAAAAGAGTGCGAACAGATCATGCTCTCAGAATTTTCTGAAATGCATGGACAAGTTCAACTTCTACATGAAGAACGGACTAATTTGATTGACGCATTGAGGCAGCTAGAG GCAGCTAATCTCGAAGCTGGTGCATCAGGGAAGCATGAATTTCCAAGTTTAGGACGTGGAAAATATAGTG AATGCAGCACAACTGCTTCATCTGATGGTAAacaagagtttgaggatgtatCTGAGGAAGATGAGCCTTCCTTCCATGACACAAAGGAGTACTTTAATGAACCTAATGTTGGTTCTGTTACAAATCTATCTACTTCTGGATACCCGAAtatcaagagaagaacaaaacttCCTGATCCAgctgaaaaagagaaaggtgTCAGTCTTTGGTCTATGATCAAAGACAATGTTGGAAAGGATCTTACCCGAGTTTGTCTCCCTGTGTACTTCAATGAACCAATATCATCCCTCCAAAAATGCTTTGAAGACTTGGAGTACTCGCATCTTCTGGACCGAGCATACGAATATGGAAAATCT GGAAATGGTCTCCTGAGAGCCTTATATGTTGCTGCTTTTGCGGTCTCTGGATATGCTTCCACTGAAGGCCGGCACTGTAAGCCATTTAATCCTCTGCTTGGAGAAACCTATGAAGCAGACTTCCCGGAAAAGGGGATCCGTTTCTTCTCTGAGAAG GTCAGTCACCATCCAACTGTTATCGCCTGCCACTGTGAAGGTAAAGGGTGGAAGTTTTGGGGTGACACTAACCTCAGGTCAAAGTTTTGGGGGAGATCGATTCAAGTCGAACCTGTCGGAGTTTTGACTCTGGAGTTTGATGATGGAGAAGTATTTCAATGGAGCAAG GTAACATCAACTATATACAATATCATACTAGGTAAGCTCTACTGTGATCATCATGGGGTAATGCAAATCCGTGGGAACCGCCAATATTCTTGTACGCTCAAGTTTAAGGAACAATCCATTCTTGAGAGAAATCCCCACCAG GTAAATGGTTTTGTAGAAGACGTAGCTGGGAAAAAAGCAGCAACAATATTTGGTAAATGGGATGATAGCCTTTACTATGTTTCCGGTGATGGAATCAGCAAGACGAAAGTCAGTGATCCCGCATCAAATGCCTCGTTACTGTGGAAAAGGACTAAGCCACCGCCTAACATCACTAGATACAACTTAACCTCATTCGCCATTACTCTGAACGAGCTAACACCGGGTTTGCAG GAGATTCTTCCTCCTACAGACTCTAGGCTCAGACCAGATCAACGGCATCTTGAGAATGGTGAATATGAGAAGGCGAACTTAGAGAAACAACGGTTGGAAAGAAGGCAAAGAATG TCCCGGCAACTTCAAGAAAGCGGGTGGAGACCGAGATGGTtcgaaagagaaggagaaagcgAAACCTTCAAGTACACGGGCGGTTATTGGGAAGCACGAGGACATAGAAATTGGGATGATTGCCCCGACATCTTTGGAGAGATCACAGAAGAGCTAGCGGATTCCGCTTAG
- the LOC104731254 gene encoding oxysterol-binding protein-related protein 2A isoform X2 — translation MIKDNVGKDLTRVCLPVYFNEPISSLQKCFEDLEYSHLLDRAYEYGKSGNGLLRALYVAAFAVSGYASTEGRHCKPFNPLLGETYEADFPEKGIRFFSEKVSHHPTVIACHCEGKGWKFWGDTNLRSKFWGRSIQVEPVGVLTLEFDDGEVFQWSKVTSTIYNIILGKLYCDHHGVMQIRGNRQYSCTLKFKEQSILERNPHQVNGFVEDVAGKKAATIFGKWDDSLYYVSGDGISKTKVSDPASNASLLWKRTKPPPNITRYNLTSFAITLNELTPGLQEILPPTDSRLRPDQRHLENGEYEKANLEKQRLERRQRMSRQLQESGWRPRWFEREGESETFKYTGGYWEARGHRNWDDCPDIFGEITEELADSA, via the exons ATGATCAAAGACAATGTTGGAAAGGATCTTACCCGAGTTTGTCTCCCTGTGTACTTCAATGAACCAATATCATCCCTCCAAAAATGCTTTGAAGACTTGGAGTACTCGCATCTTCTGGACCGAGCATACGAATATGGAAAATCT GGAAATGGTCTCCTGAGAGCCTTATATGTTGCTGCTTTTGCGGTCTCTGGATATGCTTCCACTGAAGGCCGGCACTGTAAGCCATTTAATCCTCTGCTTGGAGAAACCTATGAAGCAGACTTCCCGGAAAAGGGGATCCGTTTCTTCTCTGAGAAG GTCAGTCACCATCCAACTGTTATCGCCTGCCACTGTGAAGGTAAAGGGTGGAAGTTTTGGGGTGACACTAACCTCAGGTCAAAGTTTTGGGGGAGATCGATTCAAGTCGAACCTGTCGGAGTTTTGACTCTGGAGTTTGATGATGGAGAAGTATTTCAATGGAGCAAG GTAACATCAACTATATACAATATCATACTAGGTAAGCTCTACTGTGATCATCATGGGGTAATGCAAATCCGTGGGAACCGCCAATATTCTTGTACGCTCAAGTTTAAGGAACAATCCATTCTTGAGAGAAATCCCCACCAG GTAAATGGTTTTGTAGAAGACGTAGCTGGGAAAAAAGCAGCAACAATATTTGGTAAATGGGATGATAGCCTTTACTATGTTTCCGGTGATGGAATCAGCAAGACGAAAGTCAGTGATCCCGCATCAAATGCCTCGTTACTGTGGAAAAGGACTAAGCCACCGCCTAACATCACTAGATACAACTTAACCTCATTCGCCATTACTCTGAACGAGCTAACACCGGGTTTGCAG GAGATTCTTCCTCCTACAGACTCTAGGCTCAGACCAGATCAACGGCATCTTGAGAATGGTGAATATGAGAAGGCGAACTTAGAGAAACAACGGTTGGAAAGAAGGCAAAGAATG TCCCGGCAACTTCAAGAAAGCGGGTGGAGACCGAGATGGTtcgaaagagaaggagaaagcgAAACCTTCAAGTACACGGGCGGTTATTGGGAAGCACGAGGACATAGAAATTGGGATGATTGCCCCGACATCTTTGGAGAGATCACAGAAGAGCTAGCGGATTCCGCTTAG
- the LOC104731255 gene encoding putative methyltransferase DDB_G0268948 translates to MSGVYDNQADIYLDARPTYPSDWYSKLAALSHRHNLAWDAGTGNGQAAIGIAEHYERVVATDVSETMLNLGKPHPKVTYHHTPSSMTEDEMVDLIGGGESSVDLITVATAVHWFDLPRFYAVANRLLRKPGGIIAVWSYNNDMAVSPEFDSLMARFNAETLPYFKFPESRYFLDGYKTLPFPFESVGLGSEGKPIELEMKKTMSFEGLLRILRSWSAVGAAKEKGVDLLSDNVVKELETAWGGSELVRTIVYKTFMLAGIVR, encoded by the exons ATGTCAGGAGTTTACGATAACCAAGCTGATATCTACTTAGACGCACGCCCTACCTATCCCTCCGATTGGTACTCCAAGCTCGCCGCTCTCTCTCACCGTCACAATCTCGCTTGGGACGCCGGAACCGGAAACGGCCAAGCCGCCATCGGC ATCGCGGAACACTACGAAAGAGTCGTAGCGACGGACGTGAGCGAGACGATGTTAAATCTCGGGAAACCGCACCCGAAAGTAACGTACCACCATACGCCGTCGTCGATGACGGAGGACGAGATGGTGGATCTAATCGGAGGAGGAGAGAGCTCTGTTGATCTGATAACAGTAGCTACCGCAGTACACTGGTTCGATCTCCCGAGATTCTACGCGGTCGCGAATCGTCTCCTCCGTAAACCAGGAGGAATCATCGCCGTGTGGAGCTACAACAATGATATGGCTGTGAGTCCCGAGTTCGACTCGTTAATGGCTCGGTTCAACGCTGAAACGTTGCCGTATTTTAAATTCCCAGAGAGTCGGTATTTTTTGGACGGGTACAAAACGCTGCCGTTTCCGTTTGAGAGCGTGGGCTTGGGCTCTGAGGGAAAGCCCATTGAgctggagatgaagaaaacGATGTCGTTCGAAGGACTCTTGCGGATTCTGAGATCGTGGTCTGCCGTTGGTGCTGCCAAGGAGAAAGGAGTAGATTTGTTGTCGGATAATGTAGTGAAAGAGCTCGAGACGGCTTGGGGTGGTTCTGAGCTTGTTCGAACCATTGTATACAAGACGTTCATGCTCGCAGGAATTGTTCGTTAG